A region of the Phoenix dactylifera cultivar Barhee BC4 chromosome 10, palm_55x_up_171113_PBpolish2nd_filt_p, whole genome shotgun sequence genome:
tgttgcaCTCTCAATAACACAATCGTTCTACCCATATAATTAACTACAGTCTATGATTAAGGTAATAGGATATGAAAAATGACTTTTCTATCACTTGGTATCTTCCTTTAGGGTAAAAAAAGAGGGGAAGCATGTGTGGTGGGATATTCGGGCCATGGGTGGATTTTGCAGGTTTCGGGGGGTTGGCGATTACTACCTGCTCTGAAAAATATCCGAGCTATGGTCTGTGATGGGATGATGCTTCAGGTGAAGCATGTGTTTAGAAAGGCCAATAGGGCTGCATATTACATGGCTTCTTTTGTTGCCAATTACTACCACCTCTGGGTGGGACAAGAGGAGTTGCTCTCCGCGATatattgttttttgattttttttggttatatTCGTATACGTTATATATGATACTTCTATTTTTAgtgcagaaaaaaaagaagcagcagctaaaaaagaggaggaagaggaagaggggaaggATGTAAGGAAAAGTGGGAGGAGGGCTGGAAAAGAGGCAGGTACAATGGTAGGGTTGTCATCTAACTTTGAGATGTCATTAACTTGTCATGATGGTagaggaggaggaaagagaagaaaggaaaaaaaaaaaaaaggagaaggaaggTGGGGAAGAGGAGTAGTGGTATCTGCCAAAATAATGGGTATTATTGTCTCATCGCAATTCACAAAGGAAAAATTGGGTGGGAGAGGAGGAAAATAAGGAGGAAGAGACTACGTTAATATTGGGAGCGGCCCTGTAATTATGGGGTATCATTGGTTTTGTATAGAGATAGAGAAAGGAATGAGGAAAATCAGAGGCCAGTGGTGATAGTGAGGTAATCTTATTGTGGGAAAGAGGAATAAGAGGAGAGTGGGAAAGAGGGGCACCAACTAGGTTGAGAGTGATTCTTGTGATGCATCGCTTATcacagaggaagaggaggaagaagattgaGAGAATAATTTGATATAAAACATCCATTCGAATACTCATAATAATGACTATTCGATGAACTAATAACGGATACTTAAGCTATAAGTATCATTAAATATAAAGCataaatttatttgacttgatatATAAATGTGCATAACAagtttaaaatgaaatatacGTATAAAGTATGATATGCAAAAACAAtggtcaaaaaataaaaataatgtcaTTATTTGTATTATAAACAATTTTTATAACCCGTAACAGCAGGGGCTTTTACAGCCGTTGTTTCAAACCACGGCCGAATTCCGGCTCGGCCCAGTCCGGTCCAGCCCGGTCCGGTTCCTCTCCGCCGCTGCCGTACGATATAAACCCTCCACCTCTCGCTGCTTCACCCTCGCTCGTCACCTCTACGCAATCTCTCTCGCGCTTGTCTCTTGCTTTCTCCTtccgagagagagaaagggagtccAGAGAGCGGCGTATTATCGTctgccggcggcggcggaggcgggGGAGCTCTTTGGAAAGGGCCGGAAGCGATGGATCCGGACGCGCTGGCGAAGGCGTTCGTGGAGCACTACTACCGGACGTTTGACACGAGCCGTCCGGGGCTGGGGAACCTCTACCAGGAGGGCTCGATGCTGACCTTCGAAGGGGCGAAGACGCAGGGGGCGCAGGCCATCGTCGCCAAGCTCACCAGTCTTCCCTTCCAGCAGTGCCAGCACAACGTCTCCACCGTCGACTGCCAGCCCTCCGGCCCCGCCGGCGGAATGCTCGTCTTCGTCAGCGGCTCCCTCCAGCTCGCCGGCGAGCAGCACCCCCTCAAGTTCAGCCAGGTACatacccctccccctcctctttcACTTTGATCAACACGGCATCTTTCTTGATCTAGGGTTTGTTATCTTGATCCGATCGCCGGTTTGATCTGTTCGTTTTGGGTTGGGATGATGATTCCAGGGTTTGGTTCGTTTGCGATCTGATGATCTGGTGCTTAGGATCTATTGCTTATGTGACCTGATCTAGGGTTTTATGCACCTGTGATTTTTATTAGTAAAATTATATTATCAATACTAGTGGTTGTCGACATGTGATCTATTTGTTTTTTGAAATTGATGGGTGctttaatttataaaattagACTGAAGAAGGAAGTTTTGTGTTTGTAACTAAATGGATGTTCTCTCTTTTCGCTTTATGTTCTGCTGTTGCTTATGGTTTTCCATTATGCATTCTGTGAATTTTCATGGTTAATTATCAGTGAATTTATATAAGAATATCAAGGGTTAATATGTGTTTAGATTTCTCCGAGCAACAGAAAAACTTTAATTGTAGATAAAAGGGACTTTCAAGATTGAATGTAAAATATCATGACCAGAACAGTTTTGATCATGCATGTTCAGTTTGCTTGCTTATAAATTATTTTCACGCATAGATAATTGCACTGTTACCTAATGAACGGTTCTTTTATGCAGGTTACCTGTAGGAAACAAATGATGctctgttttgttttgttttgtttgttttttttaagaattaGTGAGTATAATCAGTTAAGTATATGTAACAGTATGCAAATGTGTGGATGCTTCCTTACGCCAAGGTGGTATGTGAGATGGCTTAGGTGCTGAAATATATTGGTTTTAGCCTTACTTATATACATTGTTAGACTGCTGCTGAATATCTGACTTTTATCCACCTTACACTGAATTCAGGAGGGAAAGGTTAACTGCATTCATAAAAAAATGCTTTACTTGAAGGCTTCTTGTTTATGCTTAAGATTCTATAATTTGTTGCAAATGATTTATAATATGTTGTATGAGAAGGAAATCTGATATGATGTAATATAAGTGATGTGAGATCCAAAATTTGTATGTATATCAATCAAATATGTATTTTATTAGATAGGCTGTTGGCACATAAATGATCTTCTCTATGCTTATCCTTAGCATGGCAAATGTTAGGGAAGTTCTACAGGTATGCCAAGGGATGTAGATTTTGGTAAGTTATGAAATTCTGTGTTATCAATATATTTTCAAAGTTGTGTCTGGAGTATTGGATATATAACGATTAACGAAAGGGGTATCTACAGTGTGAGCCCTTGTGTTAATGTTCACATATAACATGGCTTATGAGAGTGGAAATGGTGCTTCAGATGAGGCTGGCTTGCTGACTTGATATTTGCAGCAGGGAAGTTTTGGGATGATATAAATGGGTCTTTGGGTCTTCTAGGCATCAAGGATTATAAGATGAATGAAGTAGCATAAGGTTTAAGGTGTCATGGTGTTTCATTTATGCAGAATGAGTCATATCATGTGTTTGATTCAATAGGAAACATGACAAGGTGAGGAAGAAATTGGGTTGAAAGAGAGTTGCTTAGGGCTGGGCCTAACAGGTTAAGATGGTGTAGGATTTTGTCTATGAGGCAGTGAGATGTAGCATTCTGGTTTTGTGGGTTGTTTTTGCAGTAAATAGGATTTGTATGAAATCATATCTGTTATAACACCAAAGTATGGTGaaacaaggaaagaaaaagaggatagGAAGGGAAGAGTATGACAGTGATAGATTGGGTGGGGAGGAATAACAAGAAAAGGAGGGCAGTCTTGAGCTGGACAGTCTTGCCTTTTCAGAACTTAACCTAAATAGTAGACATTAATTAGAGAGAAAGCAGTTGGCATGTGTGGTTTGCTCTTAACCTCCATCTTGCTGTCGCGAcattgaagaagaaaggaaggaaggggAAGTCTGGCTGGTGGCTTCTAGCTTGAAGTAGAAGAAAGAAATGGATGGACAAGGGGGTTATCCtgtgaaagaagaaggaaaggtgTAGAAGGATTAGAGAAAGCTGCTAAGGGAGAACTAGAGAAGGTTGTTTTTATcttgaagatgaagaagaagaaaggcaaAGGGATGGGGTTGTTTGTGTTCAGATTGTCAGAGATgtttttacattttcttttcatgtttccatttcttcttcttcttcttcttcttcttctttttcttgggaCAGCTTCTTCATATGGGTGTATCTCTTTATTTCTTCATTTTCATCTATTTATAATTCTTGCAAGATGTTTCTTGTTTGAGAGTATATTAGACCATGTCATTAGCTTAAAAAATGCTGAACATCTCTTTGttatatttcattattcttGGACTATTTAACTCTTatctttgatttttcttttgcttttgtcAATAAGTTTCATCAAGTTGTAAGAAGAAAGCTGTGTTATTATATGTGTAATAAAACTATAGTATAAactaaaatacaaaataaaaataaagagaagGGAATGATGATAAAACAATTTTCATTTGCCATTACAATTATGTCGTTAGATAAAAAGAGTGTTGATATGAGATCCTATTCTCACCATGTCGGAATAGTTTGATGTTTTGAAGGCTGGAGAAATTTGGATAATCAAAAGTATAAAACCTCACCTACAGTTAGATGAGGGATACAATAGACGAATGGCAATTTGGTCATGTATGAGTCACTAAGTGAAATATTGCTTATGTTTCTCTTCTTTAAGTCTTCCCAATTTCCAATTATCTTGATACCTATGAAGAAGCCTCATAAATTGGGCTATCTTTATTGCATGCCTCTTTAAAGTGAGTCCTTACTAaagtttttattaattttttctttctacatgGTTTAACAtgtttatgtgtgtgtgtgtgtgtgtgtgtgtgtgtgtgtattataTTCTTGTTGCTGCTCCACCTTGAGAAAAGTCTTGGCTCTGCCACTGACAGGGAGGCAAACCAGGtcattttcaaaaatttagGCCGGTGGACAGTGTCACAGTAAATCCTCTTAAAAAACAAACCACATGCT
Encoded here:
- the LOC103713701 gene encoding nuclear transport factor 2B-like encodes the protein MDPDALAKAFVEHYYRTFDTSRPGLGNLYQEGSMLTFEGAKTQGAQAIVAKLTSLPFQQCQHNVSTVDCQPSGPAGGMLVFVSGSLQLAGEQHPLKFSQMFHLMPTPQGSFYVLNDIFRLNYA